A stretch of the Hydra vulgaris chromosome 09, alternate assembly HydraT2T_AEP genome encodes the following:
- the LOC100207500 gene encoding uncharacterized protein LOC100207500 isoform X3 codes for MSDSDSDDNCHRNAKKKSSIKKCIKEMKKEMLQNIEEREALVNLDLFVLDNSLRETTVGALRGHTLQNKFEIYEQIKKVGFQHCIVASFSHMTDVCDTFIEELRKREEDMSTMYAFTEFANDANSEGIPLSDLPVGLKKCKQLGIKNVIIEADLVYYKYDYEKFDHNAMCALFIERFEWIRNNLSNDSNILVNLRDLPDALNKVPERALKMVEFLASYRPQIFAIITEESGKYLPEELGVWIRTCKKVMNNSKFNGHFLIHVHQQWGMLDATQIECLANGCTGIWAGVCEEGASMGHASSCLTIMNLVRMGNKKVLKKFHCEELRNAAIEVTRITTGKDPHPKQTIYGARALDQVFGLPQFDPTKAKDIVGDFDMAKFFGQEATMRISILADEVMILTRMKRLFGDHPSHTFDIAKKMKALMHDELRAGRKEEYHSPMGLAMLFDRAGGKLTTAMTEAIALVNNNSANIDRLIGELYEQWKQWDLRDGKADDCLTFDNFYDGFMKGYFGCYRCSEAQQCLKAINANDDLSIDWKEFSVFLKWAGFEYPETKTSEELLDIAFRKGIIPAMQDELIRMSKAIVS; via the exons agtGATTCTGATTCTGACGATAACTGCCATCGCAATGCAAAAAAGAAATCGAGTATCAAGAAATGcattaaagaaatgaaaaaagaaatgttgCAAAATATCGAAGAACGCGAAGCTTTGGTCAACCTTGATTTGTTTGTATTGGACAACTCGCTTCGCGAAACAACTGTCGGTGCTTTGCGCGGTCACactcttcaaaataaatttgaaatttatgaacaa ataaaaaaggtTGGTTTCCAACATTGTATTGTTGCCTCATTTTCACACATGACAGATGTTTGTGACACTTTTATTGAAGAATTAAGAAAACGAGAGGAAGATATGAGCACGATGTATGCTTTCACAGAGTTTGCAAATGATGCTAACAGCGAAGGAATTCCGTTAAGCGATTTACctgttggtttaaaaaaatgcaagcaGTTAGGAATTAAAAATGTGATCATAGAAGCGGatcttgtttattataaatatgattatgAGAAATTTGATCATAATGCAATGTGCGCACTTTTTATTGAACGATTTGAATGGATTCGAAATAACTTATCCAACGATtctaatattttagttaatctAAGAGATCTTCCTGATGCACTCAATAAAGTTCCAGAAAGAGCATTAAAAATGGTTGAGTTCCTTGCAAGTTATAGGCCGCAGATATTTGCAATTATAACAGAAGAGTCCGGCAAGTATTTACCCGAAGAGCTTGGTGTTTGGATACGCACTTGCAAAAAAGTAATGAACAACTCAAAATTTAATGGCCATTTCCTGATACATGTTCACCAACAATGGGGTATGCTTGATGCCACACAAATAGAGTGTCTTGCTAATGGATGTACTGGTATCTGGGCAGGCGTTTGTGAAGAGGGAGCATCAATGGGACACGCTTCATCTTGTTTAACCATAATGAATTTAGTTCGTATGGGCaacaaaaaagtgttaaaaaaatttcattgtgAAGAGTTAAGAAATGCAGCCATTGAGGTCACACGCATAACAACAGGCAAGGATCCTCATCCCAAGCAAACAATCTACGGAGCTCGTGCATTAGATCAAGTGTTTGGTTTGCCACAATTTGACCCAACAAAAGCAAAAGATATTGTTGGTGATTTTGATATGGCAAAATTTTTTGGTCAAGAAGCTACAATGAGAATATCGATACTGGCAGATGAAGTTATGATTTTAACAAGAATGAAACGTTTGTTCGGTGATCATCCATCACATACCTTTGATATTGCAAAAAAGATGAAAGCGCTTATGCATGATGAATTGAGAGCTGGTCGCAAGGAGGAGTACCATAGTCCAATGGGTCTAGCAATGTTGTTTGATCGAGCTGGAGGAAAGCTTACTACAGCTATGACTGAAGCAATTGCTCtg GTTAACAACAATTCTGCAAATATTGACAGACTTATTGGCGAATTATACGAGCAATGGAAACAATGGGATTTGCGTGATGGTAAAGCAGATGATTGTCTcacatttgataatttttacgATGGCTTCATGAAAGGCTACTTTGGCTGTTATCGATGTTCTGAAGCGCAGCAATGTTTAAAAGCAATCAATGCTAATGACGATCTATCAATTGATTGGAAAGAATTTTCTGTGTTTTTGAAATGGGCTGGTTTTGAATACCCCGAAACTAAAACCTCTGAAGAGTTGTTGGACATTGCATTTAGGAAAGGCATAATACCAGCTATGCAAGATGAATTAATTAGGATGAGTAAGGCAATAGTCTCATAA